CCCGTGGCTTCGAGGTCGTAGAGCGCGGCTCCCGTCTCGGCCGCGTAATCCACCGGAGCGCCTTCGAGCGGTCGGACGAAGACGGTGAGGCGCTTTTCCCACTCGAGCCGCTTGCAAGCGGAGGAAAGTTTGCGCTCGAACTCCTCGCCCTCGCCCGAGACGAGCATGAGGACGGCGAACTCGCTCCCGAGAATCGTCATGCTCGAGTCCTCGAGATTCCCGTCGCATTCGAAAACGGTCTCGGCCAGGTCGGCGACGATGCCGGGGCGGTCGCGACCGATCGCGGAAAGGGCGAACCACCGCTTCATGCTACCGCCCTCCATAGCGCGGGATTCCCCGGCGCGCAAAAAGAAGGGCAGGGGGAGTTGTTTCCGGGGTCGGATGCGTTATAGACTCGTGCCGTGTCGAGCTCCATGAGCGGTCAGGCAGGTTCGAGTCCCGAAAGCCAGGGGAGGAGACTTGGGTTTCCGGCGTAGGCGTTTCGGATTCGTTCCCCCGCCGCAAGACACCCACCGAGTCAACCGCCGCATCCGGGCCTCGCAGGTTCGACTCGTG
This Candidatus Binatia bacterium DNA region includes the following protein-coding sequences:
- a CDS encoding amino acid-binding protein — its product is MKRWFALSAIGRDRPGIVADLAETVFECDGNLEDSSMTILGSEFAVLMLVSGEGEEFERKLSSACKRLEWEKRLTVFVRPLEGAPVDYAAETGAALYDLEATGVDKAGLVARVARCLADHGANIEQMFTQSTPEPGTGTPIYRMRIRIAVPEAVKEEDLREALEKVARELHIDVSLQRAGA